One region of Turicibacter bilis genomic DNA includes:
- the rpmG gene encoding 50S ribosomal protein L33: protein MRVNLTLKCTVCGEENYISKKNKRNNPERLEMNKYCPRCRKSTAHREKK from the coding sequence GTGCGAGTAAATCTTACATTAAAATGTACAGTTTGCGGTGAAGAAAACTACATTTCTAAGAAAAATAAACGTAATAACCCAGAACGTCTTGAGATGAATAAATACTGCCCACGTTGCCGTAAATCAACTGCTCATCGCGAGAAAAAATAA
- a CDS encoding superoxide dismutase, whose protein sequence is MAGYILPPLPYAYNALEPIIDAKTVEIHYTKHHKAYLDKLNELVKRYPSFFEGKSIEEVLSQPEEIPADIRQDVINQGGGYDNHNLYFYSLSPNGGGKPYGKLAKEINLTFGSFNQLKQLLSQASISQFGSGYGWLVLNNQKKLQVAKTLNQNSPLSAGYTPLLNIDVWEHAYYLKYQNRRADYVDAIFEIINWDEVERRYEEAMNK, encoded by the coding sequence ATGGCAGGTTATATTTTACCACCATTACCCTATGCTTATAATGCACTAGAACCCATTATTGATGCAAAAACGGTAGAGATTCATTATACGAAGCATCATAAAGCCTATTTAGATAAGTTAAATGAGTTAGTTAAACGTTACCCTTCATTTTTTGAAGGGAAAAGCATTGAAGAGGTGTTAAGTCAACCAGAAGAAATCCCAGCTGATATTCGACAAGATGTGATTAATCAAGGAGGGGGGTATGATAACCATAACTTATACTTTTATAGTTTATCTCCGAATGGGGGAGGAAAACCTTATGGAAAGTTAGCTAAAGAGATTAATCTAACCTTTGGTAGCTTCAATCAATTAAAGCAGCTGCTAAGTCAAGCATCAATCAGTCAATTTGGTTCAGGATATGGGTGGCTTGTTTTAAATAATCAAAAGAAATTACAAGTTGCTAAAACATTAAATCAAAATTCACCATTAAGTGCGGGCTATACTCCTTTATTGAATATAGATGTATGGGAACATGCCTACTATTTAAAATATCAAAATCGTCGTGCTGATTATGTGGATGCTATTTTTGAGATTATTAATTGGGATGAAGTAGAGCGACGTTACGAAGAGGCAATGAATAAATAA
- a CDS encoding type II secretion system F family protein: MSTSRQLNHYWTLPTQQKFLSRFSQLLEQGFSIAQALDVMTSLFKKEAVDFMLNCCASGQSFATTLEACHFEKRIVYIVRCSEEAGSLLQGLQKSAQYSDYHLQSKTELNKKLRYPVSLFALMIVILASVYFFFFPQLDSFYNSFNIEGDQSLLNTILLILGIVLAFFVLIGCFAFLTLKWHGKRFQLKMKYILFHCPLLRQLFQKVFSYYFSSQWLVFLNCGLPLKESLLMMRNFETIPMIQLIIYEFQTQLEAGVSLEDVFHQSPYFTPYFKIIMKHALQIGQVHTELGYYTKSELQMLTTMLNNTFKIIQFTFLMLIGFIIILIYLSLLQPVFQMAQLI; the protein is encoded by the coding sequence ATGTCAACATCACGTCAGCTAAATCACTATTGGACACTCCCTACTCAACAAAAGTTTCTTTCCCGCTTCAGTCAATTACTTGAACAGGGATTTTCTATTGCGCAGGCCCTTGATGTCATGACCTCACTCTTTAAAAAAGAAGCCGTTGATTTTATGTTAAACTGCTGTGCCAGTGGTCAATCTTTTGCCACTACCTTAGAAGCTTGTCACTTTGAAAAAAGAATCGTCTATATCGTCAGGTGTAGTGAAGAAGCAGGATCCTTATTACAAGGATTACAAAAGTCGGCCCAATATAGTGACTATCATCTTCAAAGCAAAACTGAGCTGAATAAGAAGCTCCGTTATCCTGTCTCTTTATTTGCTTTAATGATTGTGATTTTGGCCAGTGTTTATTTCTTTTTCTTTCCTCAACTTGATAGCTTTTACAATAGTTTTAATATCGAAGGTGATCAAAGCCTATTAAACACCATTCTTCTCATTTTGGGGATCGTACTCGCTTTCTTTGTTCTCATCGGATGTTTTGCATTCCTTACCTTAAAGTGGCATGGTAAAAGATTTCAACTGAAGATGAAATACATCTTATTTCACTGTCCACTACTGAGACAACTATTTCAAAAAGTATTTTCTTATTACTTTAGCAGTCAATGGCTCGTCTTCTTAAACTGTGGCCTTCCCCTCAAAGAAAGTCTCTTGATGATGAGAAACTTCGAAACCATCCCCATGATTCAACTCATCATTTATGAATTTCAGACTCAGCTAGAAGCAGGTGTTTCACTTGAAGACGTCTTTCATCAAAGTCCTTACTTTACGCCTTACTTCAAAATCATCATGAAACACGCCTTACAAATCGGACAAGTTCATACTGAACTTGGTTACTATACAAAATCCGAGCTCCAAATGCTGACCACCATGCTAAATAACACCTTTAAAATCATTCAATTTACTTTCTTGATGCTTATTGGTTTCATCATCATTCTTATCTATCTGAGCCTGCTACAACCCGTCTTTCAAATGGCTCAACTCATCTAA
- a CDS encoding MBL fold metallo-hydrolase, translating into MKVYPLVLGPVQTSCYIVSNHERAVVVDPAANANQIIQYLGMKKLKLEAIFLTHGHFDHIGAVNELVEKYQVPIYAHKKEKEYFEKSEVNLSPMIYERLILNPDFEYRFVSDEESIECLETKIKVFHVPGHTTGSLCYYFEEDEIVFTGDTLFKQSIGRTDFIYGNHEQLVTGIRRKLLTLPGQTLVYPGHGECTTIEEESKHNPFLA; encoded by the coding sequence GTGAAAGTCTATCCATTAGTTTTAGGACCTGTACAAACGTCTTGTTATATCGTTTCAAATCATGAAAGAGCAGTTGTTGTTGATCCAGCGGCTAATGCTAATCAAATTATTCAATATTTAGGAATGAAAAAATTAAAATTAGAGGCGATTTTTTTAACACATGGACATTTTGATCATATTGGTGCAGTGAATGAGTTAGTAGAAAAATATCAAGTACCAATTTACGCGCATAAAAAGGAAAAAGAATATTTTGAGAAATCTGAAGTGAATTTATCGCCGATGATTTATGAGCGTCTCATTTTAAATCCTGATTTTGAGTATCGTTTTGTAAGTGATGAAGAGAGCATTGAGTGTTTAGAAACAAAAATAAAAGTTTTTCATGTTCCAGGTCATACAACAGGAAGCTTATGCTATTATTTTGAAGAAGATGAGATAGTCTTTACAGGAGATACATTATTTAAGCAGTCAATCGGACGTACTGACTTTATTTACGGAAATCATGAGCAATTAGTGACAGGGATTAGACGTAAATTATTAACGTTGCCAGGACAGACACTTGTTTATCCAGGGCACGGAGAATGTACAACAATTGAGGAAGAATCAAAACATAATCCATTTTTAGCTTAG
- a CDS encoding L-lactate dehydrogenase has translation MQTGVRRVVLVGTGFVGMSFAYSMLNQGGLEEFVLVDVNKDKAEGEAMDLSHGLAFAPNKMDIWAGTYEDCKTADVVVITAGAAQAPGETRLDLVEKNAKIMRGIVREVMKSGFNGIFVIASNPVDVLTYVAWQESGLPRHRVIGSGTTLDTARLRYEIGKYLNVDPRNVHGYIVGEHGDTEFPLWSHTTVGVQPILDVVAKNPKFNKEDLEQIYVNVRDAAYHIIERKRATYYGIGMALTRIVKAILSDENSCLSVSAYLNGQYGQNDVFVGVPAIINRNGVREVFELNITEEEKEKLTKSVNVLKETLATVK, from the coding sequence ATGCAAACAGGTGTAAGACGTGTTGTTTTAGTTGGAACTGGATTCGTAGGAATGAGTTTCGCTTACTCAATGTTAAATCAAGGTGGATTAGAAGAGTTCGTTTTAGTCGACGTAAACAAAGATAAAGCTGAAGGGGAAGCAATGGATTTATCTCATGGTTTAGCATTCGCCCCAAATAAAATGGATATCTGGGCTGGAACATATGAAGACTGCAAAACTGCAGATGTTGTAGTTATCACTGCAGGTGCTGCTCAAGCTCCAGGAGAAACTCGTTTAGACTTAGTTGAGAAAAATGCAAAAATCATGCGTGGAATCGTTCGCGAAGTTATGAAATCAGGATTCAACGGAATCTTCGTTATTGCAAGTAACCCAGTAGATGTATTAACTTACGTTGCATGGCAAGAATCAGGATTACCACGTCATCGTGTAATCGGATCAGGAACAACTTTAGATACTGCTCGTTTACGTTATGAAATCGGAAAATACTTAAATGTTGACCCACGTAACGTTCACGGATACATCGTTGGTGAGCACGGAGATACTGAGTTCCCATTATGGTCTCATACAACAGTTGGTGTTCAACCAATCTTAGACGTTGTTGCGAAAAATCCAAAATTCAACAAAGAAGATTTAGAGCAAATCTACGTAAACGTACGTGATGCTGCATATCACATCATTGAACGTAAACGTGCAACTTATTACGGAATCGGTATGGCATTAACTCGTATCGTTAAAGCTATCTTAAGCGACGAAAACAGCTGTTTATCAGTTTCAGCTTACTTAAACGGACAATACGGACAAAATGATGTATTCGTAGGAGTTCCTGCAATCATCAACCGTAACGGAGTTCGTGAAGTATTTGAATTAAACATCACTGAAGAAGAAAAAGAAAAATTAACTAAATCAGTTAATGTATTAAAAGAAACTTTAGCAACTGTTAAATAA
- a CDS encoding competence type IV pilus major pilin ComGC codes for MKKLINKNQKGFTLIEMLIVMIIVGILVVLAFPQASAALTKANETGCEAFQSSVRAKQTSNKLLGLSTNEGINEADGKKVCGNDYTIPDFE; via the coding sequence ATGAAAAAATTAATCAACAAAAATCAAAAAGGATTTACATTAATTGAAATGCTTATTGTCATGATTATCGTTGGAATATTAGTGGTACTAGCATTCCCACAGGCAAGTGCTGCCCTTACAAAAGCTAATGAAACAGGATGCGAAGCTTTCCAATCATCAGTGAGGGCTAAACAAACCTCAAATAAACTTTTAGGACTTAGTACTAATGAGGGGATTAATGAAGCTGATGGAAAAAAAGTCTGTGGTAATGATTATACTATTCCCGATTTTGAATAA
- a CDS encoding shikimate kinase, whose product MRPIVLIGMMGSGKTTIGKKLAMDLNLSWVDTDLYIENTKHQSISSIFETQGESYFRDCETNALQQLINHPGVISTGGGIIVRQENRQLLTEHTLVIFLETEITTLIKRLDINNRPLLQNEIIETKLTSLYKARENFYRDCAHITVKTDHLTVAEVVEQIKNQMNQ is encoded by the coding sequence ATGAGGCCAATCGTCTTAATTGGGATGATGGGAAGTGGAAAAACAACTATTGGGAAAAAATTAGCAATGGACTTAAATTTATCGTGGGTTGATACCGATTTGTATATTGAAAACACAAAACACCAAAGCATTTCTTCCATTTTCGAAACACAAGGTGAATCTTATTTTCGTGATTGTGAAACAAATGCCCTACAACAACTAATCAATCATCCAGGCGTAATCTCTACCGGAGGTGGGATCATCGTTCGTCAAGAAAATCGCCAACTATTAACTGAACACACACTAGTTATTTTTTTAGAAACTGAGATTACCACACTAATAAAACGACTTGATATTAATAATCGTCCTTTGTTACAAAATGAGATAATCGAAACCAAACTAACTTCTTTATATAAAGCGCGTGAAAACTTTTATCGTGACTGCGCCCATATAACGGTTAAGACGGATCACTTAACTGTAGCAGAGGTGGTTGAACAAATTAAAAATCAAATGAATCAATAA
- a CDS encoding GspE family protein: MFFTPFRFSNGACTGSGKTTTTYAFIDYLKHHLGKSIVTIEDPVEYQQPDIVQMQVNESLGMTYDVGIKEILRHDPDVIIIGEIRDNQTAHQALRAAFTGHLVISTVHAKNVMGTITRLLDLGISLQELEQALVGVVNQRLIQKEDERKAIFELCFGEQLDHLFSQIQQGNLCSLPYKTLDEELFECQHHVS, encoded by the coding sequence ATTTTTTTTACCCCTTTTCGGTTTTCAAATGGAGCGTGTACGGGAAGCGGGAAAACAACAACAACCTATGCCTTCATTGATTACCTTAAACATCACTTAGGAAAAAGCATCGTCACAATTGAAGATCCGGTTGAATATCAACAACCTGATATCGTCCAAATGCAAGTGAATGAAAGCCTGGGAATGACTTATGACGTTGGGATTAAAGAAATTTTACGCCATGATCCAGATGTTATTATTATCGGTGAAATCCGAGATAATCAAACAGCCCATCAAGCACTACGAGCTGCTTTTACAGGTCATCTAGTCATCTCAACGGTACATGCCAAAAATGTCATGGGAACGATAACTCGCTTACTCGATTTAGGTATTTCTTTGCAAGAACTCGAACAGGCACTCGTAGGCGTTGTTAATCAACGACTGATACAAAAGGAAGATGAACGAAAAGCCATCTTTGAACTTTGCTTCGGTGAGCAGCTCGACCACTTATTCTCACAAATCCAACAAGGAAATCTTTGCTCACTTCCGTATAAAACACTAGATGAGGAGTTATTTGAATGTCAACATCACGTCAGCTAA
- a CDS encoding prepilin-type N-terminal cleavage/methylation domain-containing protein: protein MFNNQKAFTLIEALLALTITGIIYLLSAPTFIKLYDHMKLNQATSVLQSDLHYVREYNMMPIQGSTLSIRIFHKQNYYVIIQNNSKIKIKRQFPPGISIPSVSANTTDLTFNNLGHVSNGKTITIQSEHFKKNIVFSIGTGGIDIREAN, encoded by the coding sequence ATGTTTAACAATCAAAAAGCATTTACTCTCATTGAAGCCCTTCTGGCTCTAACTATCACAGGAATAATTTATCTTTTGAGTGCCCCAACTTTCATCAAGCTTTATGATCATATGAAGCTCAATCAAGCCACTTCAGTCCTTCAATCAGATTTGCATTATGTCAGAGAGTATAATATGATGCCCATTCAAGGCAGCACTTTATCCATTCGAATCTTTCATAAACAAAACTATTATGTCATCATTCAAAATAACTCCAAAATAAAAATAAAGCGTCAATTTCCACCAGGGATTAGTATTCCATCTGTGAGTGCTAATACGACGGACCTCACCTTTAATAACCTCGGTCATGTCTCGAATGGGAAGACAATAACCATTCAAAGTGAACATTTCAAAAAAAATATTGTTTTTTCGATTGGAACAGGAGGAATCGATATTCGTGAAGCCAATTAA
- a CDS encoding competence type IV pilus minor pilin ComGF: protein MILLIKRSVFKLSNHGFLLVEHLIALSITALLVLLITQLLPLINFYQVDLNQVTQQEISVLRTQLQKEAKRANHFSNTSSQFQIHLANGTVPTYYISNHRLMRQVGGKGGEVALYHCDKLTTTLHHDQSVTLTLHSSNGNQYTIYLSSSLFPLQLTESYETASEELNKENLNETIQDKLDEAQLIEIFQEGLDEE, encoded by the coding sequence GTGATTTTACTGATAAAACGATCTGTTTTTAAACTTTCTAATCACGGCTTTCTACTCGTTGAACATCTCATCGCATTGTCCATCACCGCCTTACTCGTTCTCTTAATAACCCAGCTCCTTCCACTCATTAACTTCTATCAAGTCGATCTAAATCAAGTCACGCAACAAGAAATTAGTGTACTTCGCACTCAACTTCAAAAGGAAGCCAAACGTGCCAATCATTTTTCCAATACGTCCTCTCAATTTCAAATTCACTTAGCCAATGGAACCGTCCCAACCTATTACATCTCCAATCATCGTCTCATGCGTCAAGTGGGCGGAAAAGGAGGCGAAGTCGCTCTCTATCACTGTGACAAACTTACCACTACCCTTCATCATGACCAATCAGTTACCCTCACTTTACACAGCTCAAATGGTAATCAATATACCATTTACCTCTCCTCTTCTTTATTCCCCTTACAATTGACAGAGTCATATGAAACAGCATCTGAGGAGTTAAATAAAGAAAACTTAAATGAAACCATACAGGATAAGTTAGATGAAGCACAATTAATTGAAATTTTCCAGGAGGGATTAGATGAAGAATGA
- a CDS encoding ROK family glucokinase encodes MNKYVFGIDVGGTTIKCGLFSSKGEVLESWEIVTNKADNGDHIIANIAETIQAKCEEKGIQIEEVEGVGVGVPGPVDNNGVVKVAVNLGWSERDVKSELESLVKVPVAVGNDANVAALGELWLGAAAGSHDAIMFTLGTGVGGGVIVDGKVVAGVHGAGGEIGHLAVVLEDGNQCNCGKKGCLETVASATGIVRETEKYLAACDEASSLRSLEKIEAKDVFDAAKAGDAVGLKMVDQLGRYIGLAAANLAATTDPQKIIIGGGVSKAGDILIDTIVKHYQNYAFSAVRQTEFVLAELGNDAGIVGSAYLAKTV; translated from the coding sequence ATGAACAAGTATGTATTTGGAATTGATGTTGGTGGGACGACAATTAAATGTGGTTTATTCTCATCAAAAGGTGAAGTGCTAGAGTCGTGGGAAATTGTTACAAATAAAGCGGATAATGGGGATCATATTATTGCTAATATTGCAGAAACAATCCAAGCAAAATGTGAAGAAAAAGGAATTCAAATTGAAGAAGTTGAAGGAGTTGGAGTAGGTGTTCCAGGTCCAGTTGATAACAATGGAGTTGTTAAAGTTGCTGTTAACTTAGGATGGTCAGAGCGTGATGTTAAATCTGAGTTAGAATCATTAGTTAAAGTTCCAGTAGCAGTCGGAAATGACGCGAATGTTGCGGCATTAGGTGAGTTATGGTTAGGAGCTGCAGCAGGTTCACATGATGCCATTATGTTCACTTTAGGAACTGGTGTTGGTGGCGGAGTTATCGTAGATGGTAAAGTCGTTGCCGGTGTTCATGGTGCTGGTGGAGAAATCGGACATTTAGCTGTTGTATTAGAGGATGGAAATCAATGTAACTGTGGTAAAAAAGGATGCTTAGAAACAGTAGCATCAGCGACAGGGATTGTTCGTGAAACTGAAAAGTACTTAGCAGCATGTGATGAAGCTTCTTCATTACGTAGCTTAGAAAAAATCGAAGCAAAAGATGTTTTTGATGCAGCTAAAGCAGGAGATGCAGTTGGATTAAAAATGGTTGATCAATTAGGGCGTTATATCGGTTTAGCAGCTGCTAACTTAGCTGCAACGACAGATCCACAAAAAATTATCATCGGTGGTGGAGTCTCTAAAGCAGGAGATATCTTAATTGATACAATCGTGAAACATTATCAAAACTATGCATTTAGTGCAGTTCGCCAAACAGAGTTCGTTTTAGCCGAGTTAGGAAACGACGCTGGAATCGTTGGTTCAGCTTATTTAGCAAAAACAGTTTAA
- a CDS encoding peptidoglycan D,D-transpeptidase FtsI family protein, which yields MIDKFLKLIKSLVFRIHVLKGVCLILFLVVVFRLYAIQVTYSADYQAYIDRTSTIELQKNVPRGVIYDRNMDVLVDNEAVSTITYQRYSDVSESEMKEIASQLADLIDVDFTKLTSRDLKDLYLEKFEDEAKELYTKEEAKTLEDKELYQLQLSRITDEMLAQLTDHDKETHAIYINMKKGTNLTSNIIKKGATEDEVAIVSEHLEEMPGVNTEVDWDRTYPSVAEWHPIYGRVSTYEQGLPATLSSYYKAHDYQSNDRVGLSQLELYYEPLLRGYKSQYVLTNENETSNYDAIYEGQRGYELVLTIDAELQAAVNQIVKEELINAKKNSSTTQYLREAYIVMTNPNTGEILAMTGNIIEWDEEAKDYKIIDNSLGTFQNSFTVGSVVKGASLLTGFKYGDSWPGKTITDTKMYFKGGLIKGSWKNLGGVDDIAALKFSSNVYFFQQTISMGGSSYSPYMTLNLDLDAFEKYRSTFNEFGLGVSTGIDLPNESTGLIESQRTPGKLLDFAIGQADLYTPMQLVQYVSTIATSGKRFAPTLVKEVYLPSNDDVSGKQLVKGFTPNLLNVVELDQTYFNRVHQGFVAALQQSGGTGYSVFAKAKYNPAGKTGTAQEYARDEEGKYIKDANGELIDVHNRTLIAYAPADNPEVAISVVVPQCELPSQSHPISLQIGERAMQAYFDLKKERANIQNNTVETDELTVPADEQVSADDSN from the coding sequence ATGATAGATAAGTTTTTAAAACTAATTAAGTCATTAGTTTTTAGGATACATGTGCTAAAGGGTGTTTGCCTTATTTTATTTTTAGTTGTTGTTTTTCGTTTATATGCCATTCAGGTGACGTATTCGGCTGATTATCAAGCCTATATTGATCGAACATCCACTATTGAATTACAAAAAAATGTACCTCGTGGGGTCATTTATGATCGCAATATGGATGTACTCGTTGATAATGAAGCGGTGAGTACGATTACATATCAACGATATTCAGACGTTAGTGAGAGTGAAATGAAAGAAATTGCAAGTCAATTAGCAGATTTAATTGATGTTGACTTCACCAAGTTAACATCACGTGATTTGAAAGACTTATATCTTGAAAAGTTTGAGGATGAAGCGAAAGAATTATATACGAAAGAAGAAGCAAAGACCTTAGAGGATAAAGAGCTTTATCAACTGCAGTTGAGTCGTATCACGGATGAGATGTTAGCCCAGTTAACCGATCATGATAAAGAGACGCATGCGATTTATATTAACATGAAAAAAGGAACGAATTTAACGTCCAATATTATTAAAAAAGGGGCGACAGAAGATGAAGTTGCGATTGTGAGTGAGCACTTAGAAGAAATGCCAGGAGTTAATACAGAGGTGGATTGGGATCGTACTTATCCAAGCGTGGCAGAGTGGCATCCTATTTATGGACGTGTTTCAACCTATGAACAAGGATTACCAGCGACTTTATCTAGTTATTACAAGGCCCATGATTATCAGTCAAATGATCGTGTGGGATTATCACAATTAGAACTTTATTATGAGCCCCTTCTTCGAGGCTATAAATCACAGTATGTCTTAACGAATGAAAATGAGACGTCAAACTATGATGCGATTTATGAAGGTCAACGTGGCTATGAATTAGTATTAACGATTGATGCCGAGTTACAGGCAGCTGTAAATCAAATCGTCAAAGAAGAGTTAATAAATGCGAAAAAAAATTCGTCAACGACGCAATATTTACGTGAAGCTTATATTGTCATGACCAATCCAAATACGGGTGAAATTTTAGCTATGACGGGAAATATTATTGAGTGGGACGAAGAAGCTAAAGATTATAAAATTATCGACAATTCTCTTGGAACTTTCCAAAACTCATTTACGGTGGGATCAGTTGTTAAAGGTGCCAGTTTATTAACAGGATTTAAGTATGGCGATTCATGGCCAGGAAAAACAATCACTGATACTAAGATGTATTTCAAAGGTGGTCTAATTAAAGGATCATGGAAAAATCTTGGAGGGGTTGATGATATAGCTGCCTTAAAGTTTTCAAGTAACGTTTATTTCTTCCAACAAACAATTTCAATGGGCGGATCTTCTTATTCTCCATATATGACCCTTAACCTTGATTTAGACGCTTTTGAGAAATATCGTTCAACGTTTAATGAGTTTGGTTTAGGTGTGAGCACTGGCATTGATTTACCGAATGAATCAACTGGCCTGATAGAGTCTCAACGTACACCAGGGAAGTTACTTGACTTTGCGATTGGACAGGCTGACCTTTATACGCCAATGCAGTTAGTGCAATATGTGTCAACAATTGCGACAAGTGGGAAACGATTTGCACCAACACTTGTTAAAGAAGTCTATTTACCCTCAAATGATGATGTGAGTGGTAAACAACTGGTTAAAGGATTTACGCCTAACTTATTAAATGTCGTTGAGTTAGATCAAACATACTTCAATCGTGTTCATCAAGGTTTTGTTGCAGCGTTGCAACAATCAGGTGGGACAGGATATTCAGTATTTGCAAAAGCAAAATATAATCCCGCGGGAAAAACAGGGACAGCCCAGGAGTATGCACGTGATGAGGAAGGAAAGTATATCAAAGATGCAAATGGAGAATTGATTGATGTTCATAACCGTACGTTAATTGCTTACGCTCCGGCAGATAATCCAGAAGTTGCAATTTCAGTTGTTGTTCCGCAATGTGAACTCCCAAGCCAATCACATCCTATTTCGTTACAAATTGGAGAGCGAGCGATGCAAGCGTATTTTGATTTGAAAAAGGAACGAGCGAATATTCAAAACAATACTGTAGAAACGGACGAGTTAACAGTTCCGGCAGATGAACAAGTTTCTGCTGATGATTCGAACTAA
- the ispG gene encoding flavodoxin-dependent (E)-4-hydroxy-3-methylbut-2-enyl-diphosphate synthase encodes MSIITHRNNTKRVKVGELYIGGANEVIIQSMTTTKTHDIEATVEQINRLAKAGCQLVRVACLDETDAKALKEIKERITIPLVVDIHFDYRLALIAIEAGVDKIRINPGNIGNEEKVRQVVEAAKAKQVAIRIGVNAGSLEKNILQKYGKATPEGMVESAKFHVQILEELGFEDIIISLKASDTDLAIKAYELAAQTFSYPLHLGITEAGTVFSGTIKSSIGLGILLNQGIGNTMRVSLSADPVEEIKVAREILKNFGLIKNAPTLISCPTCGRIQYNLIPLAQRVEDYLTTIPHDIHVAVMGCAVNGPGEAKNADIGIAGGRGEGLLIKNGEIIRKVPEDQMFDTLVEEIQLLVKEREQQHN; translated from the coding sequence ATGTCAATAATCACACATCGTAACAATACAAAACGTGTTAAAGTTGGAGAATTATACATTGGTGGTGCTAATGAAGTTATTATTCAAAGTATGACAACGACAAAAACACACGATATTGAAGCAACGGTTGAGCAAATTAACCGCTTAGCTAAAGCTGGGTGTCAACTTGTTCGAGTGGCATGTTTAGATGAAACAGATGCCAAAGCTTTAAAAGAAATTAAAGAACGTATTACCATTCCATTAGTAGTAGATATTCATTTTGATTATCGTTTAGCGTTAATAGCCATTGAAGCAGGCGTTGATAAAATTCGCATTAATCCAGGTAATATTGGAAATGAGGAAAAAGTGCGCCAAGTCGTTGAAGCAGCTAAGGCTAAACAAGTTGCTATTCGAATTGGTGTTAATGCAGGTTCACTAGAGAAAAATATTTTACAAAAGTATGGGAAAGCGACACCTGAAGGAATGGTGGAAAGTGCTAAATTCCATGTTCAAATTTTAGAAGAACTTGGATTTGAAGATATTATTATCTCATTAAAAGCCTCAGATACTGATTTAGCGATTAAAGCTTATGAATTAGCAGCTCAAACCTTCTCTTATCCACTACACTTAGGAATTACAGAAGCGGGAACAGTTTTCTCTGGGACGATTAAAAGTTCAATCGGTCTTGGTATCTTATTAAATCAAGGAATTGGAAATACGATGCGTGTCTCATTAAGTGCTGACCCAGTCGAAGAAATTAAAGTCGCACGTGAAATTTTAAAGAATTTCGGATTAATCAAAAATGCACCAACCCTCATTTCATGCCCAACGTGCGGACGTATCCAATATAACTTAATTCCACTCGCACAACGTGTAGAAGACTACCTAACAACGATTCCTCATGATATTCATGTGGCCGTTATGGGATGTGCGGTCAATGGTCCAGGTGAAGCTAAAAATGCTGATATCGGAATTGCTGGTGGACGTGGTGAAGGATTACTTATTAAAAATGGAGAAATCATTCGTAAAGTACCTGAAGATCAAATGTTTGACACATTAGTTGAAGAAATTCAATTACTTGTTAAAGAACGTGAACAACAACATAACTAA